In Ancalomicrobiaceae bacterium S20, the following proteins share a genomic window:
- a CDS encoding LysR family transcriptional regulator has product MRFTLRQLTYFIAAGETGSITLASERIAISQPSISTAISHLEQELGVQLFVRHHAQGLTLTPVGRTVLAEAKKLVEQAEGLYAVASEAIDQIRGELTVGCMVTLAPMVLPELSHAFTAAYPGARLRHVEADHERLIDGLRRAEIDVVITYDLLVPDDIAFTPLASLPAHVVVSEIHPLARHSSVSLRQIAEEPLILLDLPISREYFLALFYKDGLTPRIHSRSPHQEVVRTMVANGYGYTLANVRPRSDLALDGRRVVRIELTGDHRAMVIGAATLEGRRKSRLMGAFEAHCRAFVSDGYIPGMAVPQRRPEPRSDPRLEPRPKSQAESEPGP; this is encoded by the coding sequence ATGCGCTTCACGCTGAGACAGCTCACCTATTTCATCGCCGCCGGCGAGACCGGCTCGATCACGCTCGCCTCCGAGCGGATCGCGATCTCGCAGCCGTCGATTTCGACCGCCATCTCGCATCTCGAGCAGGAACTCGGCGTCCAGCTCTTCGTCCGCCACCATGCCCAGGGCCTGACGCTGACGCCGGTCGGCCGCACGGTGCTCGCCGAGGCGAAGAAGCTCGTCGAGCAGGCCGAAGGCCTCTATGCCGTCGCCTCCGAGGCGATCGACCAGATCCGCGGCGAGCTGACCGTCGGCTGCATGGTGACGCTCGCGCCGATGGTGCTGCCGGAACTGTCGCACGCCTTCACCGCCGCCTATCCGGGCGCGCGCCTGCGCCATGTCGAGGCCGACCACGAGCGCCTGATCGACGGCCTGCGTCGGGCCGAGATCGACGTGGTGATCACCTACGATCTGCTGGTGCCGGACGATATCGCCTTCACGCCGCTCGCGAGCCTGCCCGCGCACGTCGTCGTCAGCGAGATCCATCCGCTCGCCCGCCATTCCAGCGTCTCGCTGCGCCAGATCGCCGAGGAGCCGCTGATCCTGCTCGATCTGCCGATCAGCCGGGAATACTTCCTCGCGCTGTTCTACAAGGACGGCCTGACGCCGCGCATCCATTCGCGCTCGCCGCATCAGGAGGTCGTGCGCACGATGGTCGCCAACGGCTACGGCTACACGCTCGCCAATGTCCGGCCGCGCTCCGATCTCGCCCTCGACGGTCGCCGCGTCGTGCGGATCGAACTGACCGGCGATCACCGCGCCATGGTGATCGGCGCCGCCACGCTCGAAGGCCGCCGCAAGTCGCGGCTGATGGGCGCGTTCGAAGCCCACTGCCGCGCATTCGTCTCCGACGGCTACATTCCAGGCATGGCGGTTCCGCAACGCCGCCCGGAGCCGCGCTCAGATCCGCGCCTCGAGCCGCGCCCCAAATCGCAAGCGGAATCGGAGCCCGGGCCGTGA
- a CDS encoding cold-shock protein: protein MGAKFSPDAQPSLDIIDDSAVDVIEVAGTIKWFDIAKGYGFIVPDNGLPDILLHVTCLRRDGFQTAYEGARVVVEVLDRPRGLQALRILHMDETSAVHPSQLPPSRAHVQVVPSSPVERVTVKWFNRVKDFGFLTRGDGTPDIFIHMETLRRFGITELRPGQTVLVRFGEGPKGLIAAEIRPDAGAHIPASH from the coding sequence ATGGGGGCCAAGTTTTCGCCAGACGCCCAACCAAGCCTCGACATCATCGACGACAGTGCCGTCGATGTGATCGAAGTGGCGGGGACCATCAAGTGGTTCGACATTGCCAAGGGGTACGGTTTCATCGTGCCCGACAATGGGTTGCCCGACATCCTGCTGCATGTGACCTGCCTCAGGCGTGACGGTTTCCAGACCGCCTATGAGGGTGCGCGCGTGGTGGTCGAGGTGCTCGACCGGCCGCGAGGGCTGCAGGCGCTGCGCATCCTGCACATGGACGAGACGAGCGCGGTCCATCCCTCGCAGCTGCCGCCGTCGCGTGCGCATGTGCAGGTGGTGCCGTCGAGCCCGGTCGAGCGCGTGACGGTGAAATGGTTCAACCGCGTCAAGGACTTCGGCTTCCTGACCCGCGGTGACGGCACGCCCGACATCTTCATCCACATGGAGACCCTGCGCCGCTTCGGCATCACCGAATTGCGCCCCGGCCAGACGGTCCTGGTTCGCTTCGGCGAAGGCCCGAAGGGGCTGATCGCGGCCGAGATCCGGCCGGACGCCGGCGCGCACATCCCGGCCTCGCACTGA
- a CDS encoding Sir2 family NAD-dependent protein deacetylase, with translation MHIVETVSEQRRLLAQLIASSERVVAFTGAGISTESGIPDFRSPGGLWSRMKPIEYADFVASEGARLEDWRRRFHFLRAFQAAEPNIAHRTLARLAAERRVIGVVTQNIDGLHQRAGTPPDRLVELHGNGTYATCLTCNERAEYDGLEAEIAATGEAPRCRHCGGLLKAAVISFGQSLNPAAMWAAEELAEEADLYLAIGSSLVVQPAATFPVIAKRAGARLVIVNREATPLDALADHVLRGPIGTVFDFSVS, from the coding sequence ATGCATATCGTCGAGACCGTGTCGGAGCAAAGACGACTGCTCGCTCAACTGATCGCGAGCTCCGAGCGCGTCGTCGCCTTCACCGGCGCCGGCATCTCGACCGAATCGGGCATTCCGGACTTCCGCTCGCCGGGTGGCCTGTGGTCGCGGATGAAGCCGATCGAATACGCAGACTTCGTCGCTTCGGAGGGCGCGCGTCTGGAGGACTGGCGGCGGCGCTTCCATTTCCTGCGCGCGTTCCAGGCGGCCGAGCCGAACATCGCACACCGGACGCTGGCGCGGCTGGCGGCCGAGCGGCGGGTGATCGGGGTGGTCACGCAGAACATCGACGGGCTGCATCAGCGCGCCGGCACGCCGCCGGACCGGCTGGTCGAGCTGCATGGCAACGGCACCTATGCGACCTGCCTGACCTGCAACGAAAGGGCTGAATACGACGGGCTGGAGGCCGAGATCGCCGCGACCGGCGAGGCGCCGCGCTGCCGGCATTGCGGCGGGCTGCTCAAGGCGGCGGTGATCTCGTTCGGCCAGTCCCTGAACCCGGCGGCGATGTGGGCGGCGGAGGAACTCGCCGAGGAGGCCGATCTCTATCTGGCGATCGGTTCGTCGCTGGTCGTGCAGCCTGCGGCAACGTTTCCGGTCATCGCCAAACGGGCCGGAGCGCGGCTCGTGATCGTCAATCGCGAAGCGACGCCGCTCGATGCCCTCGCTGATCACGTGCTCCGAGGGCCAATCGGCACAGTGTTCGACTTCTCAGTATCTTGA
- a CDS encoding C45 family peptidase — MTPSMPTTLTRLAFSGTPRDFGVALGRFGAAAVHGYLTATRGWAEITAFRDDDRVLRMERLVAERLPRHRAEIAGLAEGLGLPETDVFAWHCRGDLRAAAAVPDVPEGCTTLLVPGDEPLIAHNEDGDPAFRGACALVEARIDGGPALTAFAYPGSLPGNAFGWNAHGLVATVNNVRPIGMGVRAGEAGLPRMILGRALLDSPDLDAAARLVMDNPRAGGFHFAVAQAGDRRLISIEFTGAAVSVVALDRPSAHANHLVHTAMRDTPQIVTASSAARQQRADTILTRDPTIAPQVFLGDTAGDLPIHRAAPDDPDEENTLATLVVRARRDGLSGEVRDADGAVTAVLDGHG, encoded by the coding sequence GTGACGCCCTCCATGCCGACGACCCTGACCCGCCTCGCCTTTTCCGGCACGCCGCGCGACTTCGGCGTCGCGCTCGGCCGCTTCGGCGCCGCCGCGGTGCACGGCTATCTGACCGCCACGCGCGGCTGGGCCGAGATCACCGCGTTTCGCGACGACGACCGCGTGCTGCGCATGGAGCGGCTGGTCGCCGAACGGCTTCCCCGTCATCGCGCCGAGATCGCCGGGCTCGCCGAGGGCCTCGGCCTGCCCGAGACCGATGTCTTCGCCTGGCATTGCCGCGGCGACCTCCGCGCCGCGGCGGCCGTGCCCGATGTGCCGGAAGGCTGCACGACGCTGCTCGTTCCCGGCGACGAACCGCTGATCGCCCATAACGAAGACGGCGATCCGGCCTTTCGTGGTGCCTGCGCACTGGTCGAAGCGAGAATCGACGGCGGCCCGGCGCTGACCGCCTTCGCCTATCCGGGCTCGCTGCCCGGCAACGCCTTCGGCTGGAACGCGCACGGGTTGGTCGCCACGGTCAACAACGTGCGTCCGATCGGCATGGGTGTGCGTGCGGGCGAAGCCGGTCTACCGCGCATGATCCTCGGTCGCGCGCTGCTCGACAGCCCGGATCTCGATGCCGCGGCGCGGCTCGTGATGGATAACCCGCGCGCCGGCGGCTTCCATTTCGCGGTGGCCCAGGCCGGCGATCGGCGTCTGATCAGCATCGAGTTCACGGGCGCGGCCGTCTCGGTGGTCGCGCTCGACCGTCCGAGCGCCCACGCCAATCACCTCGTCCACACCGCGATGCGGGACACGCCGCAGATCGTCACGGCCTCGTCGGCCGCGCGGCAGCAGCGTGCCGACACGATCCTGACCCGGGATCCCACGATCGCTCCGCAGGTCTTTCTCGGCGACACGGCCGGCGATCTACCGATCCACCGCGCCGCGCCCGACGATCCCGACGAGGAGAACACGCTCGCGACGCTGGTCGTCCGCGCCCGTCGCGACGGCCTCAGCGGCGAAGTCCGTGATGCGGATGGAGCCGTCACGGCGGTGCTGGACGGCCATGGATGA